One window from the genome of Dyadobacter sp. CECT 9275 encodes:
- a CDS encoding phospho-sugar mutase, with protein MTTKLEPNVLEKVNSWLNGDYDIDTKQYIQKLIDDANETELTDSFYKDLEFGTGGLRGLIGVGSNRMNRYTVGTATQGLANYLNKAFPNEEKKVAIAYDSRIKSDEFAGIIADIFSSNGITVYLFEALRPTPELSFAIRLLGCKSGVVVTASHNPKEYNGYKAYWDDGSQVVAPHDVNIIDEVNAIQSIDDIKFEGDPSKIFKIGAEVDEKYLAHILSLSISKEAIARQKDLKIVYTPLHGTGVTLVPKLLGKMGFESVTVIAEQAEPDGNGQFPTVVYPNPEESEAMSIAVNKAKEIDADLVMGTDPDADRVGIAVKNHHGEIQLLNGNQTASVLIYYLLNAWKDAGKLTGTQFVCKTIVTTDLIDRMAAAYDVKCYNTLTGFKYIAQVIREKEGVEQFIGGGEESYGYLIGDAVRDKDAIASCAMIAELTAYAKDKGLSLFDMLMEIYKQFGFYYEGLISLTKKGKAGADEIQQMMADFRANPPKTLAGSPVIRMDDYKALTSTDFGTHETKKIPSGEMGIEPSNVLQFFTEDGTKFTCRPSGTEPKIKFYVGVRAELINNEDFDQVYAGLKDKVKGIGSELNLK; from the coding sequence ATGACAACAAAATTAGAACCCAATGTATTAGAAAAAGTAAATAGCTGGCTTAATGGCGATTATGATATTGATACCAAACAATACATTCAGAAATTAATTGACGACGCCAATGAAACAGAATTGACGGACTCATTTTACAAAGATCTTGAATTTGGAACAGGAGGACTTCGCGGGCTGATTGGTGTGGGTTCTAACCGCATGAACCGATATACCGTTGGTACTGCTACGCAGGGACTGGCAAATTATCTCAACAAAGCTTTCCCGAATGAAGAGAAAAAGGTAGCCATTGCCTACGACAGCCGGATTAAATCTGATGAATTTGCTGGCATTATTGCTGATATCTTTTCTTCCAATGGTATTACGGTATATCTTTTTGAGGCTTTACGCCCTACACCTGAGTTGTCCTTTGCTATTCGGCTGCTGGGCTGCAAAAGTGGGGTGGTGGTTACGGCTTCACACAACCCCAAGGAATACAACGGCTATAAAGCCTACTGGGACGATGGATCACAGGTGGTTGCACCGCATGACGTCAATATCATTGATGAAGTAAATGCAATTCAGTCCATTGATGATATCAAATTTGAAGGTGATCCTTCAAAAATATTTAAGATAGGGGCAGAGGTAGACGAAAAATACCTGGCGCATATCCTCTCACTTTCGATCTCCAAAGAGGCCATCGCACGCCAGAAGGATCTGAAAATCGTTTATACGCCTTTGCACGGAACAGGGGTAACGCTGGTTCCGAAGTTACTGGGGAAAATGGGTTTTGAGTCGGTGACAGTCATTGCTGAACAGGCGGAACCAGACGGCAACGGGCAGTTTCCTACCGTGGTTTACCCGAATCCGGAAGAAAGCGAAGCGATGTCTATTGCAGTGAACAAGGCCAAAGAAATAGATGCGGATCTGGTGATGGGTACCGATCCCGATGCAGACAGGGTAGGGATTGCTGTTAAAAACCATCATGGTGAAATTCAATTACTGAATGGCAATCAAACCGCAAGTGTGCTGATTTACTATCTGCTGAATGCATGGAAAGATGCCGGAAAGCTGACCGGTACCCAGTTCGTTTGTAAAACCATTGTAACAACGGATCTGATTGATCGGATGGCGGCCGCCTATGACGTAAAATGCTACAATACGCTGACAGGTTTCAAGTACATCGCTCAGGTGATCAGAGAGAAGGAGGGCGTGGAGCAGTTTATTGGCGGAGGGGAAGAAAGTTACGGATACCTGATCGGCGATGCCGTGCGGGACAAGGATGCGATAGCCTCCTGTGCTATGATCGCCGAACTTACAGCTTACGCAAAAGACAAAGGACTGAGCCTTTTTGATATGCTGATGGAGATTTACAAGCAGTTCGGGTTCTATTATGAAGGACTGATCTCTCTGACTAAAAAAGGAAAAGCAGGGGCGGATGAAATACAGCAGATGATGGCGGATTTTCGGGCTAATCCACCTAAAACCCTGGCGGGCTCGCCGGTGATCCGAATGGATGACTACAAAGCCCTCACGTCCACCGATTTTGGGACCCATGAAACCAAAAAGATACCTTCGGGTGAAATGGGTATTGAGCCGTCCAACGTACTTCAGTTCTTTACGGAGGATGGTACTAAATTTACCTGCCGCCCTTCGGGAACTGAGCCGAAGATTAAATTTTATGTGGGTGTCAGAGCGGAACTGATCAACAATGAAGATTTTGACCAGGTATATGCAGGACTCAAAGATAAAGTGAAGGGAATTGGTTCAGAGCTGAATCTCAAATAA
- a CDS encoding GSCFA domain-containing protein produces MKALPIFTEVNTVPANWKINLGTGILTIGSCFADVIGSQLSENKFRVMNNPFGTVFNPLAIIKILDSALGNKVPDQSLYIETQDKIWLHHDFHSSLWSTTRASLDAEISGRFRETGDFLRSAKVLVITLGTAYAYRHRAVNQLIGNCHKVPAERFLKELLHPDQILIPFEQLVFKLLSVNRDLKIILTVSPVRHTRDTLPLNQVSKSTLRLVCHRLSEKFRHIEYFPAYEIMVDELRDYRYYKEDLIHPNKLAEDHIFRTFTKTYLDIEVQRFIQEWESIRQMLDHRPQYGNTPSQYKLLLSIKQKLVSISADADVSREIAEVNRRIEEFPVSG; encoded by the coding sequence ATGAAAGCATTACCCATCTTTACCGAAGTAAATACAGTTCCTGCAAACTGGAAAATAAACTTAGGGACAGGTATACTGACCATTGGCTCCTGCTTTGCGGATGTAATTGGCAGCCAGCTTTCGGAAAATAAATTTCGGGTGATGAATAACCCTTTCGGAACGGTTTTTAATCCCTTGGCGATCATCAAAATTCTGGATAGCGCACTGGGCAATAAAGTGCCGGATCAATCCTTGTATATTGAGACTCAGGACAAGATATGGCTTCATCACGACTTTCATTCTTCTTTATGGAGTACAACACGTGCCTCGCTTGATGCTGAGATTTCGGGAAGGTTCAGAGAAACGGGAGATTTTCTCAGAAGTGCAAAAGTTTTGGTGATCACCCTTGGAACCGCCTATGCCTACCGCCACCGGGCTGTTAATCAGCTGATCGGGAACTGTCATAAAGTACCTGCCGAACGGTTTTTAAAGGAACTTTTACATCCGGATCAGATACTCATCCCTTTTGAACAGCTGGTTTTTAAATTACTTTCTGTTAACAGGGATTTGAAGATTATCCTGACCGTCAGCCCGGTACGGCACACCAGGGATACCCTGCCACTGAACCAGGTAAGTAAGTCGACTTTAAGACTGGTATGTCACCGGCTTTCCGAGAAGTTCAGGCATATCGAATATTTCCCTGCTTACGAGATCATGGTGGATGAACTGAGAGATTATCGTTATTACAAGGAGGATCTTATTCATCCTAACAAATTGGCAGAAGACCATATCTTCCGCACTTTTACGAAAACCTATCTGGATATTGAGGTGCAGAGATTTATACAGGAATGGGAAAGCATCCGGCAAATGCTTGACCACCGGCCTCAGTATGGTAATACCCCAAGTCAGTATAAATTGCTGTTGTCTATTAAACAAAAGCTGGTTTCTATTTCGGCTGATGCTGATGTCTCCCGGGAAATAGCCGAGGTGAACCGAAGAATTGAGGAATTTCCCGTGTCGGGTTAA
- a CDS encoding D-alanine--D-alanine ligase family protein, with protein MRIGIFFGGPSREREISFAGGKTAFEYLDKSLFEPIPIFVDSFGRFIKLVPDLMYRNEIRDFYPAQANTTGSFKVYIESLPELGREPIPESIGTLLSPSDFKSYFDFAFLAMHGPDCEDGAIQGLLEWYRIPYSGPGLMGSAVGIDKILQNDMIALVNGQQKKSWTLRYSQWIPSEYGILFQVLKKHLGLPLVIKAPHQGSSIGVAIVKEDSPEAFVAAVNQCFFQTELSAEQWQLMDAEEKKVWAQRMANLDEGIGFPVVVNGEESVYHPSQLIATLDEYFEKGLQDIILSSSNAEDQVLIEEFVSGQEFSCGCIQFDNGKPLALPPSEVIKMVEVFDFNAKYKPGASRKRIPVDTTAEKNREIQDMIASVFQQLGITACVRIDGFLTPDGTILLHDPNTIPGMSPTSFIFKQMAEIGLNVTQALTYLVRQSLRERIRLGKNTWALRQLLAKLDQKIVEKRSSPKPEVGILFGASDAEYIAARRKYGQLNASGEVKPVAVLHGADGKYYKLPNPAMFKEFISDIEVLLHGNRNEVLVETAKRAEEITGFYAGTVDYAVHEFENKESIASINDWIVVKVDN; from the coding sequence ATGCGTATCGGAATTTTTTTTGGAGGCCCTTCCCGTGAACGTGAAATATCTTTCGCAGGCGGTAAAACCGCTTTTGAATATCTTGACAAATCTCTCTTCGAGCCCATACCCATTTTTGTAGACAGTTTCGGCAGGTTTATAAAACTGGTTCCCGATCTTATGTACAGGAATGAGATCAGGGACTTTTACCCCGCACAGGCCAACACGACCGGAAGTTTCAAAGTTTATATTGAATCGTTACCAGAGCTTGGCCGTGAGCCAATCCCCGAAAGTATAGGTACTTTGCTGTCGCCTTCGGATTTTAAGTCCTATTTTGATTTCGCCTTTCTTGCCATGCACGGTCCCGACTGTGAGGATGGTGCCATACAGGGCCTTCTGGAGTGGTACCGCATCCCGTACAGTGGCCCCGGTCTGATGGGTTCTGCCGTCGGGATAGATAAGATACTTCAGAATGACATGATCGCATTGGTCAACGGACAGCAGAAAAAAAGCTGGACACTTCGGTATAGTCAGTGGATACCTTCGGAATATGGCATATTGTTTCAGGTACTCAAAAAACACCTGGGCCTTCCGTTGGTGATCAAAGCACCGCACCAGGGTTCGTCCATTGGTGTTGCCATTGTCAAGGAAGATTCACCCGAAGCATTTGTAGCGGCCGTTAATCAATGCTTTTTTCAGACTGAGCTTTCTGCGGAGCAGTGGCAGTTGATGGACGCTGAAGAAAAGAAAGTATGGGCACAGCGCATGGCCAATCTGGATGAAGGGATAGGCTTTCCAGTGGTGGTAAATGGGGAGGAATCCGTTTATCATCCATCACAACTTATCGCAACACTGGATGAATACTTTGAGAAAGGTTTGCAGGATATTATTCTGAGCAGCAGTAATGCCGAAGACCAGGTGCTGATTGAGGAGTTCGTTTCCGGGCAGGAGTTTTCCTGCGGGTGCATACAGTTTGATAACGGCAAGCCGCTTGCCTTGCCTCCCAGTGAGGTGATCAAAATGGTGGAGGTTTTTGACTTTAATGCCAAATACAAACCCGGAGCGAGCAGAAAACGTATCCCGGTAGATACTACTGCTGAAAAAAACCGGGAAATTCAGGACATGATTGCAAGTGTATTTCAACAGCTTGGCATTACGGCCTGCGTGCGCATCGACGGCTTTCTGACACCGGACGGTACTATTTTGCTGCATGACCCGAATACGATTCCGGGCATGTCTCCAACTTCCTTCATCTTCAAGCAAATGGCCGAAATAGGTCTCAATGTAACGCAGGCACTTACTTATCTGGTAAGGCAGTCGTTACGCGAAAGGATCAGGCTTGGTAAAAATACCTGGGCTTTGAGGCAATTACTAGCTAAGCTGGACCAAAAAATAGTGGAAAAACGCAGCAGTCCGAAACCGGAAGTGGGTATTCTTTTTGGAGCGAGTGATGCAGAATACATTGCCGCGCGGCGAAAATATGGCCAGCTTAATGCAAGCGGAGAGGTGAAACCTGTTGCAGTACTGCATGGAGCGGACGGGAAATATTATAAACTTCCCAACCCCGCTATGTTTAAAGAATTTATCTCTGATATCGAAGTATTACTTCACGGTAATCGAAATGAAGTACTGGTTGAAACGGCCAAAAGGGCGGAAGAAATCACTGGTTTTTATGCAGGTACCGTGGATTATGCTGTACATGAATTTGAGAACAAGGAGTCAATTGCATCCATCAATGATTGGATTGTAGTGAAAGTGGATAATTAA
- a CDS encoding Mrp/NBP35 family ATP-binding protein, protein MGEFTVNKEKVLQALSTVEEPDLKKDLVTLGMIQDVEIGVNQVRFTVVLTTPACPLKELIRRNCVAAIHDLISPDIEVIINLTANVTTSRQTGPLLPGVKNVIAVASGKGGVGKSTVTANLAMALHRSGAKVGIIDADIFGPSIPVMFGVEHMQPTITPKNGKNLINPIRQYGIKLMSIGFLTPPESAVVWRGPMASQALKQFFADTDWGDLDYLLIDLPPGTSDIHITLVQTVPVAGAVIVTTPQKVALADAIKGLSMFRQPQINVPVLGVVENMAWFTPEELPDHQYHIFGKGGGQLLADKFDVPLLGQVPLVQGIREAGDDGRPAFMNQNEMVNDAFRNASEALARQVAIRNAEKVKTQVVEMDS, encoded by the coding sequence ATGGGAGAGTTTACAGTCAATAAAGAAAAAGTTTTACAGGCGCTCAGTACAGTTGAGGAGCCCGATCTTAAGAAAGACCTTGTGACGCTGGGTATGATTCAGGACGTTGAAATAGGCGTTAATCAGGTCAGATTTACAGTGGTATTAACAACCCCAGCTTGTCCGCTCAAAGAATTAATAAGAAGGAATTGTGTGGCAGCCATCCATGACCTGATTAGTCCTGATATAGAGGTTATCATTAATCTGACGGCCAACGTGACCACATCCAGACAAACGGGTCCGCTGTTGCCCGGAGTAAAAAATGTGATAGCGGTTGCTTCCGGGAAGGGGGGCGTAGGGAAATCCACCGTTACGGCCAATCTGGCCATGGCCTTACATCGGTCCGGAGCCAAAGTGGGCATTATTGATGCAGATATATTTGGCCCTTCAATACCTGTGATGTTTGGAGTGGAGCATATGCAGCCCACTATTACACCAAAAAATGGTAAAAATCTTATCAATCCCATTCGGCAGTACGGCATTAAATTGATGTCTATTGGCTTTCTCACTCCGCCGGAAAGTGCTGTAGTGTGGCGCGGTCCCATGGCAAGCCAGGCACTGAAACAGTTTTTTGCAGATACAGACTGGGGTGATCTGGATTACCTTTTGATTGACCTTCCTCCTGGAACCAGTGACATACATATTACCCTGGTACAAACAGTACCTGTGGCGGGTGCGGTGATTGTGACAACCCCGCAGAAAGTTGCCCTGGCTGATGCCATCAAAGGCCTTTCGATGTTCAGACAGCCGCAGATCAATGTCCCTGTACTGGGAGTAGTGGAAAATATGGCCTGGTTTACGCCGGAAGAATTACCCGACCACCAGTATCATATCTTTGGAAAAGGTGGAGGGCAGCTGCTGGCAGATAAGTTTGACGTTCCGTTGCTGGGACAAGTACCTTTGGTGCAGGGTATCCGGGAAGCAGGTGATGACGGGCGTCCCGCGTTCATGAATCAGAACGAAATGGTTAACGATGCCTTCAGAAATGCATCCGAAGCCCTTGCCCGGCAGGTGGCCATCAGAAATGCAGAAAAAGTTAAAACGCAGGTTGTGGAAATGGATTCTTAA
- a CDS encoding NifU family protein, translating to MESKEKTIELIEQALESVRPYLLADGGDVKLVDLTDDLTVVLELQGSCQSCPMSAMTFRAGLEESIRKAVPSVNKVVAQNVPALAS from the coding sequence ATGGAGTCAAAAGAAAAAACAATTGAATTAATAGAGCAGGCGCTCGAATCGGTACGTCCCTATCTGCTGGCAGACGGAGGAGATGTTAAATTAGTGGACCTTACCGATGATCTGACCGTGGTATTGGAATTGCAGGGGTCTTGCCAAAGCTGTCCCATGAGTGCCATGACTTTCAGGGCAGGTCTGGAAGAATCTATCCGTAAGGCCGTTCCTTCTGTCAATAAAGTAGTAGCACAAAACGTTCCGGCGCTCGCTTCGTAA
- a CDS encoding MGH1-like glycoside hydrolase domain-containing protein, giving the protein MAQGAEKVRLSLQKENKGWKKWGPYLSERQWGTVREDYSGNGDAWNYITHEMAYSKTYRWGEDGIAGFSDNKQHICLSFAFWNHQDKLLKERIFGLTNRESNHGEDVKEMYYYLDSTPTHSYTKMLYKYPQQPFPYEQLRQENQRRGKQDAEYEITDTGVFDNDEYFDIFIEHAKADQEDIMMKVTVINRGPKDAPITVLPTILFRNTWSWGYESFNYKPMMNGISNRLIELTHRKHGKYNLYLEEADELLFCENETNFKKLYGTANSTAYPKDGINDYVISEGKSNTINPNGIGTKASARFTRTVKAGETVTFRMRFVNHTISEPFGGFEDLFNKRIREADEFYDDLHKDVADPDLRSISRQSYAGMLWSKQFYYYNVYEWLKGDPAQPGPNQGRKWGRNSGWKHLYAANLISMPDKWEYPWFAAWDLAFHCVPLARVDADFAKRQLEILLREYYMHPNGQIPAYEWNFSDVNPPVHGWATWKVYEIDREQNNGVGDVEFLEKIFHKLLLNFTWWVNQKDDTGNNIFSGGFLGLDNIGVFDRSTPMPFGGKLQQADATGWMAMYTLNMLRISVEIALVHPVYQDMASKFFEHFLHIAGAMESIGGKNSSISLWDEEDQFYYDVIHIPNGQSILLKVRSIVGLIPLFAVELLDPQNLDKLPVFKRRVEWVLANRPDLARLISRWFESGKGENRLLSILRGHRMKMILKRMLDESEFLSGYGVRALSKFHEENPYKFYINGEVLQVDYTPAEALTDIMGGNSNWRGPIWFPLNYLIFDSLMKFHNYYGEDFTVEYPTNSGNMATIKDAAVGIASRLIDIFKKDSDGNRAVYGHDAKMQKDPNFKDHVLFYEYFHGDNGRGCGASHQTGWTGLIAELIRKTAKESAKDFAKEELKISK; this is encoded by the coding sequence ATGGCACAAGGCGCGGAAAAAGTAAGGCTAAGCCTGCAGAAGGAAAATAAAGGCTGGAAAAAATGGGGACCTTATTTGTCGGAACGCCAGTGGGGTACTGTCCGGGAGGATTATAGCGGAAACGGAGATGCCTGGAACTACATCACGCATGAAATGGCCTATTCTAAAACCTATCGTTGGGGAGAAGACGGCATCGCAGGTTTTTCAGATAATAAACAGCACATTTGTCTTTCTTTTGCTTTCTGGAATCATCAGGATAAATTGCTGAAAGAGCGGATTTTTGGCTTGACGAACAGAGAGTCTAACCATGGGGAAGATGTAAAGGAAATGTACTACTATCTGGATAGTACTCCTACGCATTCCTACACAAAAATGCTTTATAAATATCCGCAGCAACCCTTTCCCTACGAACAGCTCAGGCAAGAAAACCAGCGGAGAGGCAAGCAGGATGCAGAATATGAAATAACAGATACCGGTGTTTTTGATAATGACGAATACTTTGATATTTTCATAGAGCACGCCAAGGCTGATCAGGAGGATATCATGATGAAGGTTACTGTCATCAACAGGGGACCTAAGGATGCACCGATTACGGTTTTACCGACCATCCTTTTCCGTAATACGTGGTCGTGGGGTTATGAGTCGTTCAACTACAAACCGATGATGAACGGCATTTCGAATCGTCTGATTGAACTTACGCACCGAAAACACGGCAAGTATAACCTGTATCTGGAAGAAGCAGACGAACTGCTTTTCTGTGAAAACGAAACAAATTTCAAGAAACTATACGGCACCGCAAACAGTACGGCATATCCCAAGGATGGGATTAATGATTACGTGATCAGCGAAGGCAAAAGCAACACCATCAATCCAAATGGTATTGGTACAAAGGCCTCTGCCCGGTTTACCCGAACCGTTAAGGCGGGCGAAACGGTGACATTCAGGATGCGTTTTGTGAATCATACCATTTCTGAGCCCTTTGGTGGTTTTGAAGATTTGTTTAACAAAAGGATACGGGAAGCAGACGAGTTTTATGATGATCTGCACAAAGATGTTGCCGATCCGGATCTTCGGTCCATTTCCAGGCAGTCGTATGCGGGGATGCTCTGGAGCAAGCAGTTTTACTATTATAATGTTTATGAATGGCTGAAAGGTGACCCTGCCCAGCCCGGCCCGAACCAGGGACGAAAGTGGGGGAGGAACTCGGGATGGAAACATCTGTATGCGGCCAATCTTATTTCCATGCCTGATAAGTGGGAGTACCCGTGGTTTGCGGCGTGGGACCTGGCATTCCATTGCGTTCCGCTTGCGCGTGTGGATGCAGATTTTGCCAAACGCCAGCTGGAAATACTTTTGCGGGAATATTACATGCATCCCAATGGGCAGATACCTGCATACGAATGGAACTTCTCCGATGTCAATCCTCCGGTTCACGGCTGGGCTACCTGGAAAGTATATGAGATAGACAGAGAGCAGAACAATGGCGTGGGAGATGTGGAATTTCTTGAAAAAATATTCCATAAACTCCTGCTGAACTTCACCTGGTGGGTTAACCAGAAAGATGATACCGGCAATAATATTTTCAGCGGAGGTTTCCTGGGGCTTGATAATATCGGTGTTTTCGACCGGTCGACGCCGATGCCCTTCGGAGGGAAATTACAGCAAGCCGATGCTACCGGCTGGATGGCCATGTATACCCTTAACATGCTCCGGATATCTGTCGAGATAGCGTTGGTACATCCGGTTTACCAGGATATGGCTTCCAAATTCTTTGAACATTTCCTGCACATAGCAGGTGCAATGGAATCCATTGGCGGAAAAAATTCTTCGATCAGCCTGTGGGACGAGGAAGATCAGTTCTATTACGATGTGATACATATCCCGAACGGCCAGAGTATCCTCTTAAAGGTTCGTTCTATAGTCGGCCTGATACCTTTGTTTGCTGTGGAATTGCTTGATCCTCAGAATCTTGATAAGCTTCCGGTTTTCAAGCGCCGGGTGGAATGGGTACTTGCTAACCGGCCTGATCTGGCCCGCCTGATATCCCGCTGGTTTGAATCCGGCAAGGGGGAGAACCGGTTACTTTCTATCCTGAGAGGTCACCGGATGAAAATGATCCTGAAAAGAATGCTGGATGAATCCGAATTCCTTTCGGGATATGGCGTAAGGGCATTGTCCAAATTTCATGAGGAAAACCCATATAAATTTTATATCAACGGGGAAGTGCTTCAGGTGGATTATACCCCTGCCGAGGCGCTCACGGATATCATGGGCGGGAATTCCAACTGGCGCGGGCCCATCTGGTTTCCTTTGAATTACCTGATATTCGATTCTCTCATGAAGTTTCATAATTATTATGGAGAAGATTTTACCGTAGAGTACCCCACCAATTCGGGCAACATGGCCACCATTAAAGATGCGGCCGTTGGGATCGCCAGCCGGTTGATCGATATCTTTAAAAAGGACAGTGATGGAAACCGTGCTGTTTATGGTCATGATGCTAAAATGCAGAAAGACCCGAATTTCAAAGACCACGTTTTATTTTATGAATACTTTCACGGCGACAACGGCAGAGGATGCGGCGCGAGCCACCAGACCGGCTGGACGGGTCTGATTGCCGAGCTTATCCGTAAAACGGCGAAAGAATCCGCCAAAGATTTTGCAAAAGAAGAACTGAAAATAAGTAAATAA